The following proteins come from a genomic window of Pseudomonas sp. J452:
- the nuoM gene encoding NADH-quinone oxidoreductase subunit M, which translates to MILPWLILIPFIGGLLCWQLERFGNTLPRWIALLTMGLLFGLGLWLWATGDFSLAPAPGADPVWAAEFQLQWIERLGISVHLALDGLSVLMISLTGLLGVLSVLCSWNEIQNRVGFFHLNLMWILGGVVGVFLAVDLFLFFFFWEMMLVPMFFLIALWGHSGSDGKTRIYAATKFFIFTQASGLVMLVAILGLVFVHFDQTGVLTFNYADLLKTKMAAGTEYILMLGFFIAFAVKFPVVPLHSWLPDAHAQAPTAGSVDLAGILLKTAAYGLMRFALPLFPNASAEFAPIAQWLGVFAIIYGALLSFAQTDIKRLVAFSSVSHMGFVLIAIYSASEIALQGAVVQMMAHGLSAAALFILCGQLYERVHTRDMREMGGIWARMPWLPAVSLFFAAAALGLPGTGNFVGEFLILVGSFQSAPWVTVLAATGLVFGSVYSLIMIHRAYFGPAKADTALPGLKPRELSMVLGLAILLILLGVYPQPVLDTSAASMQGVQQWLGSALIQPVLAR; encoded by the coding sequence ATGATTCTGCCCTGGCTAATCCTGATCCCCTTTATCGGCGGCCTGCTGTGCTGGCAGCTCGAGCGTTTCGGCAACACCCTGCCGCGCTGGATCGCCCTGCTGACCATGGGCCTGCTGTTCGGCCTGGGCCTGTGGCTGTGGGCCACCGGCGACTTCAGCCTGGCTCCCGCACCGGGCGCCGACCCAGTCTGGGCTGCCGAATTCCAGCTGCAGTGGATCGAACGACTCGGCATCAGCGTGCACCTGGCGCTGGACGGTCTGTCGGTGCTGATGATCAGCCTCACCGGCCTGCTCGGCGTACTGTCCGTACTCTGCTCGTGGAACGAGATCCAGAACCGCGTCGGCTTCTTCCACCTCAACCTGATGTGGATTCTCGGTGGCGTGGTCGGCGTGTTCCTCGCCGTCGACCTGTTCCTGTTCTTCTTCTTCTGGGAAATGATGCTGGTGCCGATGTTCTTCCTCATCGCGCTCTGGGGTCACAGCGGCAGCGACGGCAAGACGCGCATCTACGCCGCCACCAAGTTCTTCATCTTCACCCAGGCCAGCGGCCTGGTGATGCTGGTGGCGATCCTCGGCCTGGTATTCGTGCACTTCGACCAGACCGGCGTACTGACCTTCAACTACGCCGATCTGCTGAAGACCAAGATGGCCGCCGGCACCGAGTACATCCTGATGCTCGGCTTCTTCATCGCCTTCGCGGTGAAGTTCCCGGTGGTACCGCTCCACTCCTGGCTGCCGGATGCCCACGCCCAGGCGCCGACTGCCGGTTCCGTGGATCTGGCCGGCATCCTGCTGAAAACCGCTGCCTACGGCTTGATGCGCTTCGCCCTGCCGCTGTTCCCCAATGCCTCGGCCGAGTTCGCGCCGATCGCCCAGTGGCTCGGCGTGTTCGCCATCATCTATGGCGCCCTGCTGTCGTTCGCACAGACCGATATCAAGCGCCTGGTGGCCTTTTCCAGCGTATCGCACATGGGTTTTGTGCTGATCGCCATCTACTCCGCCAGTGAAATTGCCCTGCAGGGCGCGGTGGTGCAAATGATGGCCCACGGCCTGTCCGCTGCGGCACTGTTCATCCTCTGCGGCCAGCTCTACGAGCGTGTGCACACCCGTGACATGCGCGAAATGGGCGGGATCTGGGCGCGTATGCCCTGGTTGCCAGCGGTGAGCCTGTTCTTTGCCGCCGCCGCACTGGGTCTGCCGGGCACCGGCAACTTCGTCGGCGAGTTCCTGATCCTGGTCGGCAGCTTCCAGAGCGCGCCGTGGGTCACCGTGTTGGCCGCCACCGGCTTGGTGTTCGGTTCGGTCTACTCGCTGATCATGATTCATCGCGCCTACTTCGGCCCGGCCAAGGCGGACACCGCCCTACCTGGCCTGAAACCGCGCGAACTGAGCATGGTGCTGGGCCTGGCCATACTGCTGATCCTGCTGGGCGTCTACCCGCAACCGGTGCTCGACACCTCGGCCGCCAGTATGCAAGGCGTGCAGCAGTGGCTGGGTAGCGCTCTCATTCAACCTGTTTTGGCCCGGTAA
- the nuoL gene encoding NADH-quinone oxidoreductase subunit L encodes MNLLFLTCLFPLLGWFLLAFSRGRFSENLSALIGVGSVGLSALTAGWVILQFNLNPPEGGVFTQVLWQWMNVAGFAPSFTLYLDGLSLTMLGVVTGVGFLIHLFASWYMRGEEGYSRFFAYTNLFIFSMLLLVLGDNLLVLYFGWEGVGLCSYLLIGFYFKHTPNGNAALKAFIVTRVGDVFMAIGLFILFLHLGTLNIQELMVLAPQKYVAGDSWLWIATLMLLGGAVGKSAQLPLQTWLADAMAGPTPVSALIHAATMVTAGVYLIARTHGLFLLTPDILELVGIVGGVTLVLAGFAALVQTDIKRILAYSTMSQIGYMFLALGVQAWDAAIFHLMTHAFFKALLFLASGAVINACHHEQNIFKMGGLWKKLPLAYTSFIVGGAALAALPLITAGFYSKDEILWEAFASGHSELLYAGLVGAFLTSIYTFRLIFIAFHGEQQTEAHAGHGVAHWLPLGVLIVLSTFIGALISPPLAGVLPQSLGHAGGEAKHSLEIASGAIALAGIVLAALLFLGKRSFATAVAQSGPGRFLSAWWFAAWGFDWLYDKLFVRPYLLFCRLLGRDPIDRSISLIPRLARGGNALLARSETGQVRWYATSIAGGAVLVLGLLLILN; translated from the coding sequence ATGAATCTTCTATTCCTGACTTGCCTGTTCCCCCTGCTCGGCTGGTTCTTGCTGGCCTTCTCCCGTGGCCGCTTCTCCGAGAACCTCTCCGCCCTGATCGGCGTCGGCTCGGTCGGCCTGTCGGCGCTCACCGCCGGCTGGGTGATCCTGCAGTTCAACCTCAACCCGCCTGAGGGTGGCGTATTCACCCAGGTGCTCTGGCAGTGGATGAACGTCGCCGGCTTCGCGCCGAGCTTCACCCTGTATCTGGACGGTCTGTCGCTGACCATGCTCGGCGTGGTCACCGGCGTGGGCTTCCTCATCCACCTGTTCGCCAGCTGGTACATGCGCGGTGAAGAGGGCTATTCGCGCTTCTTCGCCTACACCAATCTGTTCATCTTCAGCATGCTGCTGCTGGTGCTCGGCGATAACCTGCTGGTGCTGTACTTCGGCTGGGAAGGCGTGGGCCTGTGTTCCTACCTGCTGATCGGCTTCTACTTCAAGCACACGCCGAATGGCAACGCGGCGCTGAAGGCCTTTATCGTCACCCGCGTCGGCGACGTGTTCATGGCCATCGGCCTGTTCATTCTGTTCCTGCATCTCGGCACCCTGAATATCCAGGAGCTGATGGTGCTGGCGCCGCAGAAGTACGTGGCCGGTGACAGCTGGCTGTGGATTGCCACCCTGATGCTGCTCGGCGGCGCGGTCGGCAAGTCTGCCCAGCTGCCGCTGCAGACCTGGCTGGCCGACGCCATGGCCGGCCCGACCCCGGTCTCGGCACTGATCCACGCGGCGACCATGGTCACCGCCGGCGTCTACCTGATCGCGCGGACCCACGGCCTGTTCCTGCTGACTCCGGACATCCTCGAGCTGGTCGGTATCGTTGGTGGCGTGACCCTGGTGCTGGCGGGCTTCGCCGCCCTGGTGCAGACCGACATCAAGCGCATCCTCGCCTACTCGACCATGAGCCAGATCGGCTACATGTTCCTCGCCCTCGGCGTGCAGGCCTGGGACGCGGCGATCTTCCACCTGATGACCCACGCCTTCTTCAAGGCCCTGCTGTTCCTCGCTTCGGGTGCGGTGATCAACGCCTGCCACCATGAGCAGAACATCTTCAAGATGGGCGGTCTGTGGAAGAAACTGCCGCTGGCCTACACCAGCTTCATCGTCGGTGGCGCCGCGCTGGCCGCCCTGCCGCTGATCACCGCCGGTTTCTACTCGAAGGACGAGATCCTCTGGGAGGCCTTCGCCAGTGGTCACAGCGAGCTGCTCTATGCCGGTCTGGTTGGTGCCTTCCTGACCTCGATCTACACCTTCCGCCTGATCTTCATCGCCTTCCACGGCGAGCAGCAGACCGAGGCCCATGCCGGTCATGGCGTGGCCCACTGGCTGCCGCTGGGTGTACTGATCGTGCTGTCGACCTTTATCGGCGCGCTGATCAGCCCGCCGCTGGCCGGTGTTCTGCCGCAGAGCCTCGGCCATGCCGGTGGCGAGGCCAAGCACAGCCTGGAGATCGCTTCCGGCGCTATCGCCCTGGCCGGTATCGTCCTGGCTGCCCTGCTGTTCCTCGGCAAGCGCAGCTTCGCCACGGCCGTGGCACAGAGCGGCCCGGGCCGTTTCCTGTCGGCCTGGTGGTTCGCTGCCTGGGGCTTCGACTGGCTCTACGACAAGCTGTTCGTGCGCCCCTACCTGCTGTTCTGCCGGCTGCTCGGGCGTGACCCGATCGATCGCAGCATCAGCCTGATCCCGCGTCTGGCCCGGGGCGGCAACGCCCTGCTGGCTCGCAGCGAGACCGGCCAGGTGCGCTGGTACGCCACGTCTATCGCCGGGGGCGCCGTTCTGGTGCTCGGCCTGCTGCTGATTCTGAATTAA
- the nuoN gene encoding NADH-quinone oxidoreductase subunit NuoN, with product MQLTTQHFIALLPLLITSATAVLVMLAIAWKRNHAMTFGLSVLGLNLALLSLIPALGVTPIEVTPLLLVDKFACYYMALVLASTLACVTLIHAYLGGESGKGYPGNREELYLLMLLSAAGGLVLVSAQHLAGLFIGLELLSVPTYGMIAYAFFNKRSLEAGIKYMVLSAAGSAFLLFGMALLYAESGSLSFAGIGAKLAADGLPSMLAQIGLGMMLIGLAFKLSLVPFHLWTPDVYEGAPAPVAAFLATASKVAVFAVLLRLYQISPVTAGGWLSELLTIIAIASILFGNLLALLQNNLKRLLGYSSIAHFGYLLVALIASKGLAVEAVGVYLATYVLTSLGAFGVITLMSTPYSGRDADALYEYRGLFWRRPYLTAVLTVMMLSLAGIPLTAGFIGKFYVVAAGVQSQQWWLLGALVLGSAIGVFYYLRVMVTLFMVEPNLRRHDAELHWAQRAGGMMLLFVALLAFFLGVYPQPLLELVQQAGLVAIAQ from the coding sequence ATGCAACTGACGACTCAACATTTCATCGCGCTGCTGCCGCTGCTGATCACCAGTGCCACTGCGGTGCTGGTGATGCTGGCAATCGCCTGGAAACGCAACCATGCGATGACCTTCGGCCTCTCGGTACTGGGCCTCAACCTGGCCTTGCTGTCGCTGATCCCGGCCCTGGGCGTGACGCCCATCGAGGTCACCCCACTGCTGCTGGTGGACAAGTTCGCCTGCTACTACATGGCCCTGGTGCTGGCTTCGACTTTGGCCTGCGTGACGCTGATCCACGCCTACCTGGGTGGCGAATCGGGCAAGGGCTATCCGGGCAACCGCGAAGAGCTGTATCTGCTGATGCTGTTGTCCGCCGCTGGCGGCCTGGTACTGGTCAGCGCGCAGCACCTGGCTGGCCTGTTCATCGGCCTGGAACTGCTGTCGGTGCCGACCTACGGTATGATCGCCTACGCCTTCTTCAACAAGCGCTCGCTGGAAGCCGGCATCAAGTACATGGTGCTGTCGGCCGCAGGTTCGGCTTTCCTACTGTTCGGCATGGCCCTGCTCTACGCCGAGTCCGGCAGCCTGAGCTTCGCCGGCATCGGCGCCAAGCTGGCTGCTGATGGCCTGCCGAGCATGCTGGCGCAGATCGGCCTCGGCATGATGCTGATCGGCCTGGCCTTCAAGCTGTCGCTGGTACCCTTCCACCTGTGGACCCCTGACGTCTACGAAGGCGCACCGGCTCCGGTGGCCGCCTTCCTGGCCACAGCCAGCAAGGTTGCGGTGTTCGCCGTGCTGCTGCGTCTGTATCAGATCTCGCCGGTGACCGCTGGCGGCTGGCTGAGCGAGCTGCTGACGATCATCGCCATCGCTTCGATCCTGTTCGGTAACCTGCTGGCTCTGCTGCAGAACAACCTCAAGCGCCTGCTCGGTTATTCCTCCATCGCCCACTTCGGCTACCTGCTGGTGGCGCTGATCGCCAGCAAGGGCCTGGCCGTGGAAGCGGTCGGCGTGTACCTGGCCACCTACGTGCTGACCAGTCTCGGTGCCTTCGGCGTGATCACCCTGATGTCGACGCCCTATAGCGGCCGCGATGCCGACGCCCTGTACGAGTACCGTGGCCTGTTCTGGCGCCGCCCGTACCTGACTGCCGTGCTGACCGTGATGATGCTGTCGCTGGCCGGCATCCCGCTGACCGCCGGTTTCATCGGCAAGTTCTACGTGGTCGCCGCCGGCGTGCAATCGCAGCAATGGTGGCTGCTCGGCGCCCTGGTACTGGGTAGCGCGATTGGCGTGTTCTACTACCTGCGCGTCATGGTTACCCTGTTCATGGTCGAGCCCAACCTGCGTCGCCACGATGCGGAGCTGCACTGGGCGCAACGCGCCGGCGGCATGATGCTGCTGTTCGTTGCCCTGCTGGCCTTCTTCCTCGGCGTCTACCCGCAGCCGCTGCTGGAGCTGGTGCAGCAGGCAGGCCTGGTGGCCATCGCCCAGTGA